The Ensifer canadensis genome has a segment encoding these proteins:
- a CDS encoding type II toxin-antitoxin system RelE/ParE family toxin, which translates to MILEFSNEAESDLEQIADYIAADDPRHALSFVRELRSKCEDLVDRPNGFALVPRYEHHGIRRRVHGNHLIFYRVETAKVVIVHVLHGATDYGAILFGD; encoded by the coding sequence ATGATCCTTGAGTTTTCCAACGAGGCGGAAAGCGATCTTGAGCAGATCGCCGATTATATCGCTGCGGACGATCCCCGACACGCCCTTTCATTCGTCCGGGAGCTGCGGAGCAAGTGTGAGGATCTCGTCGATAGGCCGAACGGCTTCGCCCTCGTCCCGCGCTACGAGCACCATGGTATCCGCCGGCGCGTTCATGGCAATCACCTGATCTTCTACCGCGTCGAAACCGCGAAGGTGGTCATCGTCCATGTCCTGCATGGCGCCACCGACTATGGCGCCATCCTGTTCGGTGATTAG
- a CDS encoding type II toxin-antitoxin system ParD family antitoxin, with protein MISADLGKQLESYIQQLVDTGRYGSKSEVLREGVRLVQDRETRLAALDASVMRGIADADAGRTKPASDVFVRLEAKYSAMADQADKSE; from the coding sequence GCAGCTCGAAAGCTATATCCAGCAACTCGTCGACACAGGTCGTTATGGCTCGAAAAGCGAAGTCCTGCGGGAAGGTGTGCGGCTGGTCCAGGACCGCGAGACCCGGCTTGCCGCGCTGGATGCCTCCGTGATGCGCGGCATTGCCGATGCCGACGCGGGCCGAACGAAGCCGGCGAGCGACGTTTTCGTGCGACTCGAGGCCAAATACAGTGCGATGGCTGATCAGGCCGATAAATCGGAATGA